In Vespula pensylvanica isolate Volc-1 chromosome 7, ASM1446617v1, whole genome shotgun sequence, the genomic window taactttttttttaattagggAGACggtatcatatattttatcgaaagagtGCGGTCACTGACAACGAACGGATATGCATATCGGTAAaacaaagagggagagaatcatgttcatttttctttggtaTGCGTAATGTgtttatcgaatttatcgaaattttttcttcgtcattcGGTACGCGAGTAATCAAACGACGAACACGAAAATATAGACATAAAATCTTTTTGCCacaaattattcgttttcgtTGTATTAACACAttagtttcttcttcgaatataATCGTCTTTTCATTcggtgaaataataataaaaatgtcggTGATCGTTCATTACGCAGTCGTTGCATTTTGGGAGAAATCTGGTTGCAAGATCGTCGCAGATTACTTGGTCGATCCCGAAGCCGATTGTCGTGAAATTGCTTTAACTACGATACAGGACATTAAGAATCTTGAAAACGACAGGACCAGCCTCGATCGGGGCAAGTAAGCTCGATCgcaaaatatatcgataaatcgcAAATCCTCGATCTGATTTCGGTGCGTTCTCGTGCTCGTTATTATCTAACAAAAAagtggatttcttttttctttgtatgtatattttggCTATTCtatgtttattattcgtttattgtttttaaaaatttttgggACAATTCGATtaatgaaaatcgatcgttagatAAACgagcctttttttttttttttttttctttatcgttataaaaatCACATAGAGaatttccattttatatattgtttctaGATATATGGTGCATCTATTGATCGGAGAACTACATTATGCTTGTTTGACAATAAAACCAGAATCTTCATTGGCAGTATCCCGATTAGAATCCTGTTCTCAAATCTTTCTTGACAGGTTGAGAAATATTTACAGAGAGTTACCGATACTTGCTGATCTATCGAGGGATCTAACTAATCTAGCCGTCGCAGATCTTTCTAAACCACTTCAACAAATTATTGTACGTAttgtttcttaatttattacttaagttatattatatgataactGTACTAAAGGTATAAAGAACTTAACACATTTgcaaagaattcttttttatgatcatatcaaaatttgttacaatcatttacaaattatctctttaatttaacaattaaatacgataaaacgtaatgacaaatataaaaaaaataattattgttattatgttaatatattaattaatgttttttatttatttattttttttttttttatcaacaaaagatatatcgataaattaatagaaattgtaATCGTTCTAGGACGAATACAATCAGCAGGAATTAAACGCTATACCAAAATTGGAGACCCAATTAGTCGAAATACGACGTATGTTAATGGATGGTATTCAAAAATTGATAGACAGGGGTCAAAAGTTGGATGATCTACTTCGAAAGACGCAAACTTTACAAATCACGgtacattaaatttttattgattataacaTATGTGCtccatataaaatttacattttttaataactagaAAATATGACTCACTGcttagtaatattattaaacttgTTTTTGTAATGGAAAAGACAACCCATAAATTATAATTCCCCATATTATCGGTATTACCGATATGTACGATTCCATAGGTCACTTACTGACCGTCAAAGGTTTATAAGAATACTTGATATCCTTTCACATATTTACTATTCATTGTACTCATTAACATCTGACGATATCTTTTACTCGctgtgaaaagaaaatgaacaaagcaaaagtaaaaagaaaagaacaaagcaAACGTAAATTTTCTTAAGTTCCCTAAATTAAGCAAGTACTCacattaaacatttattattaaaaataaatcatttcttgcaagatatttttatacaattttttgacACTAATTTAatgttgttattaataatttgttgcaGTCGAGGAAAGATTTTCACGTGGCTACAAAGATACCACGAAAGAAGAACGTTTTCTTGGCTGCCACAGCAGCCACACTGATGTTTTTATCAACatccctttttgtttttttattgtacataggtattttgtaaaatttttcatttagaaaaaaaaaagacacgaGGAGATATCGcatattaacgatattaagtactaataaattatttatttacttttcaaatTCAACAGGAAACTTCGTACGACGATgttgtttaatttcttttttttatatatataaaaaaaaaacacacacacacacaatacacATCGCATTgaatctattttaattattgtaatagtagattttttacaatacctttaaaaagaataagatttGTGTGTGAAAGtgatatcaaattaaaaatacttaaaatTCCAGTTTAGGTCTCTTCTGTACCCATTCCTTAATTTTTGGAATTGCAAGTACCTTCTCCCTGAGAGACTTTAAATTAGGATTATTCTTGCCAATATCTAACTCACAGGCATTGTTAATTGAATCCGAAATGGCCACGAAGAACAAGTCGGCATAACTcaactaagaaaaaaaaattatgtttcatattttatattttatacattatgaaaaacaagaaatgtttgttaaaaaacaaattgcaCAAGAATAAGAATTACAGTAATGAAATAGAACTAGTTTACTACAATGGTTGAatctataaaatgaatttcatttttctttttcattattatccttatttctaaatgaatattttttaggCGAGCTAAAAGTTTCTAAATAGATCAAAGTTTCTAGATAAATTCAacaatcaattactctttatcaatattttttaagtcaattcttttcaaattataaaactataagCATTGAAGTTATTAAACTGCAAGTCTAAAGATCATTCAAGAACTTTTCCAATAGTTAACCTAAAAACTTTTAGCCCATGctctgtattttttataaaaaaaaaaatcatgataaataaaataataataataataataatagaaaatatctaaatttatACCTGACCACCATGCAAATAACCACCATTATTATGAGCCAGCTCTTctaacttttttaaataaaatggtaAAGTTGTGGTTAaaacttcttcctttcttttagcCTTTTCGTTGGGATCAGTGCTTCTATAGAAAAGTGCTACttctacaaataaataattcgacaaataaatcgacgaataaacaaaaagtttttaatttaaatcgtaatacaaaatattagaatatttaagaTATTCAAATCTTACGTTTTCGGAGATCGTGAAGAGCATTGGCAATAGCATCGATTTGTAAATCGTCCAAATCGGTTTTaccatttaaattatatttcttcgcTAAATAACGACAAATCGGTAACGTTTGTGAATAAACTTTACCGTCAAATTCTAAAATTGGCATTTGCCCGAACGGAGTTGCTAcaaaaaacgatagaaaattaaataaatttactagttaatttacaatattatttggtGTCATAAAATAGTCAAACAATTCGTTAAAGTAAactaaaacaattaataataaataagtgacATAATAATCTCATTCAATGcccaattaataataaacaaaaaaaaagaataactcagtaataaataatcaataataaaaaatatatatacctggTTTAAATTTTCCCCATTGTTCGCGATCAATACGAATATCTTCAAATTCGGCGCCACCGTAACTTAACAAGAATCTTATTGGTTCGCCCAAACCCATTACATCGAAATACGACAACTTGTACTGCATTGTAACCtacagaataaaaattttattttgaagaaaaagaaataatttcatagtaaaatatttctattagtagcgaattatttatatatatatattagtagcaatatgtatataaataagtaatatagcACAGTAacgaatgtattattattattattattattattattattattattattattattattacgagtatatttaaagaatttattattattattatcattactattattagtattaattaatactttactaacaattaataattgcactgttaaaaaagaacgataccAAACAATCGAAGATTCAATCGATACTAACTGAAGTATGCCCGTCAGTGTATAAGAACTTTCCATAAGACTTCACGTTTGTCTCCCCTCTCCATAATCTAActtcttttcgtctctttctttcggctTTTCAAGTGGTCTCTATCCTTCGTATAACGTATATTGCGAAACATTATACAGGAAAACCGGTCGACACATTTGGTACTAACCTTTTGCTTACTTTCACTTCTCAAtttgttacaataaaaatgaaacgacaTCGAATTTTGTCCctttgataaataaacaaactttgtttttcatatttataaattttatgatttatgaaaaattatgacTTTTTTGTTTCGCTATCTTGTTTCGTTATCTTCGACAATCTAATCTCTTTGTAACGTACATTtctgtgtgtgggtgtgtatgtgtatacgttaaatattatagtactataatattttatgtgaaatgtggtatatatattattgatattttatttacagaaaGAAATGTATCCTCATGGTGCAAAATATCATAGATACGTCCCTAGCTCGATTGATATGTCAAATCCGAGGAAGgaaataatatgttattaattatgtgtatttatatacatattatagtaatagtgTTTTATaggaaatatagaatatattttgtatatattcgCTTACgtatgttaaagaaaaaatgtaagaaaaataattttgtctcGGACAAAATAATTGTGTCCCAGGGtgcaaaatattatacatacgttcTTAACTCGATCAATACGTCACACGTCGAGGAACGATACTCAGTCGATAACCGAAGAATCGACTTGATAACTTTTTCTCAATAACCTCTTTCATTccaatttattatcattagtaatataacatatagaCCTCGCGATTCACGTTAAtctatattgatattaaaataaacaaaagcgTTACTGTAAATTtagattctttttaatcgatcacATCGTAAATTTATAGATAGTAGGATAAAGAAAGTTTTTGTTTCGAGAATCGTaatgaaagataaacgatacttttttttatttttaataacctTAAAGATCATATTCGGTCGagcaaaaatatttgataaaaatcgcCAAGAAATCGAACAGATGGATGGTCGTTTGTCCAAGGATGTTGtaccaaaaaaatatattatcgcaGCATCACCGGATTTCATCGAAGATAGGTTTTATGGTGCTGTACAAATCGAGTTAGGAATTATGAAGGTACCTGttcgatttttcatatttcgatAAGTCGAATTGTTACTTTCGATATGtttggatctctctctctctctctctctctctctctctctctctctctctctctctctctctctctttaccttttttttttaggttaaGGATTATATAGTTTTACATTCAAGGAATTTAACTATTACATCGACTAAGTTGTTTAAAAGTGACATGCCTTATgaagaaatttcaattgaTGCTATTTATCCTATTGAAGAAtatgaaatgataataatcgaaattacaAATCAGTTAACACCTGATAATTATATCCTAAGAATGAATTACAGTGGTACATTAAGCAATAAGATCAATGGATTTTATTTAAGTAGTTATACAGTCAACTCTGAAAATGATCGTGTCAGGTAAtctcattgattttttttgttatatattagtatcatgtaatattcttttttttttcttttccacttaTTCCACTTACAGAAAATTGGCGGTCACACAATTTGAACCAACTTATGCGAGAAAAACTTTCCCTTGTTTCGATGAGCCATCATTTAAATCTGTTTTTCATATTCGTATCGTTCATGATGCAAGATCGAATTATCATGCTTTATCCAACATGCCGAGTATAGTAAGCAGAAAACTTATGctgtttgaaaaataatatatgtagaaTATCTCGCACGTGAGAAAAAATGTTGAGTATTAAGGGATAtacttttttgaaaattatattttgaaatcaaaatgttttaattttggGTCCTTAAAAAAGTATGATTTTAaggtttcaaaaaaaaagaaacgattttgaattcataaaatgataattttaagaTTTCAAAATGTCGGTAAATATTCTCAACAaaatttttgcaatttttcaaaaattcattctCGAAATTtacattctatttttattacaaaaaaaaaatacgatatattacataggttattgaaaaaaaaaaaaaaagaaaaaaaaagttctgaAATTAATTTGTAGAGAGTCGATAAAACAGATGATAAAAGCGATTTGATGGTAACAACTTTTGCACCTACTTTACCGATGTCGACATACCTCGTGGCTTTTCTAATAAGTGATTTCGAGTGTCTAACTTCAAGCGCGGATTCTTTAAATGGAACTAGAATACCGCTTAGCGTTTGCGTTAGATCGGATTACAAGAGTAAAGTGCAATTTGCTTTGAATATTGCTGCTCAAGCTatcgaatattattcgaaTGTTTTGAACATCGATTATGCTCTGCCAAAATTAGgtataacattaattaattaaacaatgaaacttatatatatatatataaatatgtatatattgtttctttattaatttaataataaataaattaattgtaatataaacaaattaaaaaaatattctaagaatttttatacaaaaaagttTCCAATCGATAGATGGTGCTGGTGACCACAATTATTGACCTAGTATAAAGGGTTATCTGTTTTCAggcgttaataataaaaatttatgaataaaactGATGCgaataagaatttttcgatatcgaaaatggattttaacgatattcgttcgttaaacTTTTCTCGATACTGTGGTCGTAGCAACAATTTATATTGGTTACgtttgaaaaagatagatattaaattaattttattttctctatttttatacattgagaatattgatattatttttttcttaaaaaaattaataccgTATGACTTCATTAGAATctttttacgataattatgataattaatcgataatatcatgaaaataatttaagtacaaaatttttaaagattaaatgTATGAtgcttattttttatcacattATACTAATAgcaatattataacaataataacataaaatcataaaagaacaaaaaatatatatataagacttaagctattttcataataatcgactcatatattatacagatataataaaatgcatACAAAGAcgtaattgataaaaaaatttcgtagaTCTCGCTGGAATACCGGATTTTGCAGCTGGTGCAATGGAAAATTGGGGTTTGATAACGTTCCGTGAAACTGAGTTGATCTATAGCGAGGAACATAGCTCATGTGAAAACATAAAAAGCGTTGCTCTCACGGTGACGCATGAATTGGCACACATGTGGTTTGGAAATCTCGTCACTATGAAATGGTGGAACGATCTTTGGCTCAATGAAGGTTTTGCAACTTATATGGAACACATTGcagtcgattttatttttcctgaATGGAATCAGGTCTTGTGTACTatcaaattgaatttaaaaacaaagaaaagaagaagaaaaaaaatctcattaacacaatttaattattaattgtaataaaattgttttctttctcttttttttctttttttttttttttttttttcttttagatgcAAATGTTTTCCTTGGATACCAAATACACATCAATGATTTACGATATGAAAAGGAATGCACATCCGATAGTGACTCGTCTTGAAGCTTCCGATGAGATAGGTCAAATGTTTGATCGTATTTCTTATCAAAAAGTACGCTAATATTCTAACAGCTTATcatgtaattattaacatgatttattttacaattatttttgctACATATAACATTCttgttttgaataatttaatgatatttgtcaagtctctatttttaaaaaagaaaaaaagattaaaatataattagaagGTAATCTTACAAAAATGTATACAGTAACAAATCAAATTGTTCTATCGACCCAATTGCTTTACTCGTTATTTAGCATAATGTTTGTCATTGTTTCAATCCCAGAGTGCTGCAGTGATCAATATGTTAGAAGATGCAATAGgaaatttaaaattcatttctggAATTAGAAACTACCTACAACAGTATGAATTTGCTAATGCCGAGTCGAAAGAACTTTTCGAACTTTTAAACGAGGAAACTAAGAATGTAAacctaattaattttttaaacggtTGGACGAAATTACCTGGGTTTCCTGTTATAAAAGTCCAACGAAAAGACAGATTACTCAAATTATCTCAGCAACGATTTGTCTTTGACAAAAGACAAGAGGAATTTTTCACGTAAGTAAAAATTGacgaactttatttttttatcgattattatcgtattaatttgttttcataAATGATAGAGAAACTTGGGATATTCCTTTAAAGTATATAACGAATCGACAAGAAGATAATATCAGTTTCGCTTGGTTCCTTGCTAATTACTCTTGCGGCAAGTATatgatatttctattatttagaaatatataaaagatatacaagGTGTCCCGTCATCTTAATCGATCCAAACgaatttcaacaaaatttctaGCAGATccaaaaaaaattccaaatttatttaattctcatcataaatcaatgaatagaaacgaatgaaaaacgaattaagaaaaaaaaaaaaaaaaaaaaaaaaaaattaattacgttaCCTACTTATGTAtggatcgattaaaatatattatcctgagaatttttgttattgataaaaattaaaaatcatgttAATACCTATGCAGTCGAATTGATCTTAGAAAAGTCAGTAGATTGGGTAAAATTGAATCACAATTCGATTGgttattatatcgttaattatacAGAAGATATTTGGAGAACGTTCACTAACTTACTATTGACTAATATTCAAGTAAAGATCACACACACCATTCTGTTGTCTTATATATACACCTGATTACAAGCATATACTTTAATAATCGTAATCTGATTAATAATAGGCTCTGAATCCAATAGATCGTGCAGATTTATTGCACGATGCAATCATTTTAGGTGATAATAAGGATCTGTCTTATCATATTGTTTTAAACATGACCACTTTTCTAAAAAACGAAAGTGCTCTTCAACCTTGGATAGTTGCTGGTCAATGGATCAATCGAATTAACAGATTGTTTCGTTCGACTAATTTGCATCGTCCGTTtcaagtaaaattttattatttttatattgaaaatttttatttacttattattaacaaatatttatttgaaattttataatttttattccttgTATGAGTGTGTGTATCATATcacttgagaaaaaagaaatgtttatgtaaaattatatgattcattttcattggcattatgtatataaaaaatatttatttaaagttatatattttttgtcaatatattataaaaaatatttattcgaaattatataacgaattcatcaatttattcttcttattcttattattattattattattattataataacaaaaaatctaattaattgaatttctctATCGTAGTCCTATGTGCAACGtctgatcgataaaatttatcaacaaGTTGGATGGAAGgtgaacgagaaagaggaattaCCATACAGGTAGAAAATCGttataagatttaataattatttctgatCGCATGAGAAATGTGCCTAATCTCATGATCGACTTTTCGAGAGAATTACGGGTAGTTATTCTGAAGATAGCATGCAGTGTAAAATTCGATCATTGCTTGGACACAGCTACTATGAAGCTTAAAAATTTCGTTGAGAGTAATGCCACACAAAAATTGCATCCCGACATTCGTTCTATAGTTTATTCCTTTGGTGGgttatgttaaaataaaataaaaaataaattaataaataatattctacatACCTTCTATATACGTTTCTctaattattaagattataCTTTTATCTAGGTCTCTTTGTGCCAAGCGAGGAAGCTGAatcgatatttgaaaaaatgtgggaattctttttaagagagacagacgtgcaagaaaaaaaaagattgttaatAAGATTAGCAGCTATTAGAAACAAAGATATTCTCAATAAGTAGGtgttatatgtttttatacagaattaaataataatcgtatatataaaattttttaaatgtagaTATCTCCTAAAGATACAAGATGAGAAAGTCGTTCGTAGGCAAGATTTTTTTGAAGTCATCAGTAATATCGCTGTAAATCCAATAGGTCTGGATATAGTCTGGGACTTTTTTAggtaatttttcattaattagaaaaatattaattatcgttaacttgtaaatataaaaactttttttttgatacatcGTATATAGAAATCATTGGGAAAATTTAATCGAGAAATTTGCATTAAACGATCACGCTGTGGACGCAGCTATCGGAGCAGCTATCTCTTTATtcaaagacgaagaaaaattgaaggaggtatttcgtttgaataaaaattcgatcgatttttatttttatacgttgaTTTCGCAGGTAAAAGATTTcttcaataaatattcaaatactGGCCCAAAtgcaaatatgaaaaaaaatgtgattgaagatatcgaaaataatatcaaatggATAAAAACGAACTTATGGCAATTCGAGCAATGGTTGAACGAAGAAGGAACCTATGTTACATAGAgctttcattataaaatataattatatgtttttctctgttcatttaattaattttttcttcaaatcatGTTCTATATCTTTAGAATGCATATAGAACCcgatattaaagaataatatacattttatcaatatcgtttgaaaattatcaTCTGAAATAATCTTGAAACTATAACAAGGAAAGTTttgatttctaaaaaatatatagaatatatatatatatatatatatatatatatatatatatatatatatatattacatatcagCTGTACTCCATTTATATGCTTCCTCTTGCAATGCTGTTTTTGCATTCTGTGCTTCGAACCACTTCTTTTCGTAGCCGTTGCTTCTATCGACTCCGTCCCAACGATGACCAGGTTTAATACCAAAACGATTAGGCATGAAAGATCCCTGATATCGTAGttcatctataaaaatattacattgtcTATCACTAtaacgaaatttatattaatagcttaatatttaaaaattaatttatctggttgtttactaaaaaaaaaaagaaggtataTAACTCACCaggttttatttttccttcttttatttttttcttcctaataTATTCTAACATTGGAtcaccttctttttcttgttccctAAGTGCTTTGTCTAAATCAGCATCATCTGCATATCTTGCCAATGGTTTGCTTATTTCATGAAgataattctttaatttttcttctttatcttctactTGTTTCAAtctagaataaaataaacattatttgaaaatattattttaataatattataatatatgtgtctattacaatttatattttctctcaaagaaatattcttaccCTTTACcccatttttcatatttttcattcaattctTCTTGACGCTTTTGTTTTTCACGTTCTACAGCCGCTTCAGCTTCTAAATTACGTCTTCTTCCAGTTTTAGAATCTCGTAAAATTGCCTTTTGACCAGCACCAGTGATTTCTTTACTTaactaaagaaattatatatgattattattttattgatattaaagtCGATGGTAATTAAACAACTTTAATAATACCTTATTAAACATTTCAGCCTCACGTTTTTTGAAAGCCTCTGATTCTTCGCGTAATGATTTTGCATCCTGCAAACCAGCACTCTTACCGCTTAaagttttcttcatttttgtgTCGTGTGAATTTTCACGATTGGTCGACTCACTTCTATCAGTTTGATCATCCCATTTTgaggaattttctttttgtcgagAATTACTATATTTTGTGTGATGTTTATAATGACTATCATGATTTTTCcatctattctttttaatcttttctgaAGAATGTCTTTCATGTTTTGATTGCCTAGGTGGACTTTGATCACTGTCATAATccttatatttatgaaaagaaCTTGAACCCTTTTTACTGTATTTTTTATGAGATTTAGATAAATCTCTAAATTGTTTACTTTTGGAATCATgctgtcttttatttt contains:
- the LOC122630420 gene encoding BUD13 homolog isoform X1, which encodes MDKSISQKEYLKKYLSSGNEKEKKKKKKLKVGQKTVKIIDDDIDLKKLRPIEDGEFDIFINGEDAPQIAGIIDERGPVDFSDKRKWKIIADNEDGELRFKSSEREQQHESAVSSKKEGEIKRRKKVYDSDLSPLRKSKTNEDSDDSIPRRSKQNNRSEFKHSKKTKHDYDSDLSPPRRSKKGDDSDLSPPRKSKKGNDSDLSPPRKSKKGNDSDLSPPRRSKKGDDSDLSPPRRSKKGDDSDLSPPRKNKKDDDSDLSPPRKSRKDEDSDLSPPRKNKRQHDSKSKQFRDLSKSHKKYSKKGSSSFHKYKDYDSDQSPPRQSKHERHSSEKIKKNRWKNHDSHYKHHTKYSNSRQKENSSKWDDQTDRSESTNRENSHDTKMKKTLSGKSAGLQDAKSLREESEAFKKREAEMFNKLSKEITGAGQKAILRDSKTGRRRNLEAEAAVEREKQKRQEELNEKYEKWGKGLKQVEDKEEKLKNYLHEISKPLARYADDADLDKALREQEKEGDPMLEYIRKKKIKEGKIKPDELRYQGSFMPNRFGIKPGHRWDGVDRSNGYEKKWFEAQNAKTALQEEAYKWSTADM
- the LOC122630420 gene encoding BUD13 homolog isoform X2 — translated: MDKSISQKEYLKKYLSSGNEKEKKKKKKLKVGQKTVKIIDDDIDLKKLRPIEDGEFDIFINGEDAPQIAGIIDERGPVDFSDKRKWKIIADNEDGELRFKSSEREQQHESAVSSKKEGEIKRRKKVYDSDLSPLRKSKTNEDSDDSIPRRSKQNNRSEFKHSKKTKHDYDSDLSPPRRSKKGDDSDLSPPRKSKKGNDSDLSPPRKSKKGNDSDLSPPRRSKKGDDSDLSPPRRSKKGDDSDLSPPRKNKKDDDSDLSPPRKSRKDEDSDLSPPRKNKRQHDSKSKQFRDLSKSHKKYSKKGSSSFHKYKDYDSDQSPPRQSKHERHSSEKIKKNRWKNHDSHYKHHTKYSNSRQKENSSKWDDQTDRSESTNRENSHDTKMKKTLSGKSAGLQDAKSLREESEAFKKREAEMFNKLSKEITGAGQKAILRDSKTGRRRNLEAEAAVEREKQKRQEELNEKYEKWGKGLKQVEDKEEKLKNYLHEISKPLARYADDADLDKALREQEKEGDPMLEYIRKKKIKEGKIKPDELRYQGSFMPNRFGIKPGHRWDGVDRSNGYEKKWFEAQNAKTALQEEAYKWSTADM